A part of Cannabis sativa cultivar Pink pepper isolate KNU-18-1 chromosome 6, ASM2916894v1, whole genome shotgun sequence genomic DNA contains:
- the LOC133028904 gene encoding probable amino acid permease 7: MGVNGKIEEEQLLLHDTLSSSSSDESTHLLKRTGTTWTAVAHIITGVIGAGVLSLSWSVAQLGWIGGPLAMVLFAATTIVSTQLISDFYRYPHPHFGPARCPSYMQAVHLYLGEKWKYVCGVFVQQNLCGSGIVYTITAATSIRAIRRSSCYHEGGEQATCSDGLSLYILLFGAIQIIVSQIPNFHNMAWLSVIAAIMSFAYSFIGFGLGFAKVIENGTIQGSITGVPASNMANKIWLSFQAIGDIAFAYPYSVILLEIQDTLKSPPAQHYTMKKASLIAIFSTTIFYLCCGCFGYAAFGNNTPGNLLSGFDFFQPYWLIDFANVCIILHLVGGYQIYSQPVFAGVERWYNKKYPNSEFGKSLKVPLVPTIELNPFRLCFRTAYVMCTTGIAMLFPYFNQVLGVSGALGFWPMVIYFPVEMYCVQNNIVPWTRKWLLLKTFSFVCFLVAVAGVIGSLQGLISAMFS, encoded by the exons GGACGACATGGACTGCAGTGGCTCACATTATAACAGGTGTGATAGGAGCTGGTGTGTTGTCACTTTCATGGAGTGTGGCTCAGTTGGGTTGGATTGGAGGGCCTTTAGCTATGGTGTTGTTTGCAGCCACAACCATTGTTTCAACACAACTTATTTCTGATTTTTACAGATATCCTCATCCTCATTTTGGTCCTGCTCGTTGCCCTTCTTACATGCAAGCTGTCCATTTGTATTTAG GAGAGAAATGGAAGTATGTGTGTGGAGTGTTTGTGCAACAGAACTTGTGTGGAAGTGGGATTGTTTATACCATTACAGCAGCCACCAGTATCAG AGCCATTCGACGATCGAGCTGTTACCATGAAGGAGGGGAACAAGCAACATGTTCAGACGGACTTAGTTTGTACATCTTGCTATTCGGAGCTATTCAGATTATAGTGTCACAGATTCCAAATTTCCATAACATGGCATGGCTTTCTGTTATTGCTGCAATCATGTCCTTTGCCTACTCTTTTATTGGATTTGGACTTGGCTTTGCAAAAGTCATAG AAAATGGAACAATTCAAGGGAGCATAACAGGAGTTCCAGCCTCAAATATGGCTAACAAAATATGGTTGTCATTTCAAGCAATTGGGGACATTGCTTTTGCTTATCCATACTCAGTTATCCTTCTTGAGATTCAG gatACATTGAAGTCTCCACCAGCACAACACTACACCATGAAGAAGGCTTCACTCATTGCAATCTTCTCAACAACCATTTTCTATCTATGCTGTGGATGTTTCGGGTATGCAGCTTTCGGAAACAACACACCAGGAAACCTCTTATCCGGATTCGATTTCTTCCAACCTTATTGGCTCATAGACTTTGCTAATGTCTGCATTATTCTACACTTGGTGGGAGGATATCAG ATATACAGTCAGCCAGTATTCGCAGGAGTCGAAAGATGGTACAATAAGAAATACCCGAACAGCGAATTCGGGAAGAGTTTGAAGGTACCACTGGTGCCAACAATTGAACTAAATCCCTTTCGATTATGCTTTCGAACCGCGTATGTAATGTGTACAACAGGAATTGCCATGTTGTTTCCTTATTTCAATCAAGTTTTGGGAGTGTCAGGGGCATTGGGTTTTTGGCCTATGGTTATATATTTTCCAGTGGAAATGTACTGTGTGCAAAACAACATAGTTCCATGGACAAGAAAATGGCTTCTTCTCAAGACTTTTAGCTTTGTTTGCTTTCTTGTTGCAGTTGCTGGTGTCATTGGATCTCTTCAAGGACTTATTAGTGCTATGTTTAGTTGA
- the LOC115725685 gene encoding probable amino acid permease 7 isoform X2: MGVEEEEEEELSPFVKTFSSFDNESVSESESNHPTIRNGVIGAGVLSLSWSIAQLGWIAGPFLILIFALITIVSANLLSDCYRYSNPHLGFDQYRCSSYIEAVRLYLGEKSQYVCGVFLHQGLYGCGIAYTITAATSIRAIQRSNCYHEKGHEATCSYGDVQHMLVFGAIQIVMSQIPDFHNMTWLSVMAAVMSFIYSFIGFGLGFAKVIENGTIQGSITGVPASNIANKLWSVFQALGDIAFAYPYSVILLEIQDTLKSPPAENQTMKKATMISVFLTTLFYLCCGCFGYAAFGNDTPGNLLSGFEFFEPYWLIGFANACIVLHLVGGYQMFSQPIFAVSEKWLSKNYSNNEFVKNFYTLKLPLLPLVQLNPMRLCFRTAYVVSTTGIAMLFPYFNQVLGVLGAMGFWPMIIHFPVEMYFVKNKIEAWTRQWIVLRIISFVCFLVTVVGVMGSLQGLVSAKLG, from the exons atgggtgttgaagaagaagaagaagaagagctaTCACCATTTGTAAAAACATTTTCTTCATTTGACAATGAATCTGTATCTGAATCTGAATCAAACCACCCTACAATCAGAAATG GGGTTATTGGAGCTGGAGTATTATCACTCTCATGGAGTATAGCTCAATTGGGTTGGATTGCAGGGCCTTTCTTAATCTTAATCTTTGCTCTAATCACCATTGTTTCAGCAAATCTTTTATCTGATTGTTACAGATACTCAAATCCTCATTTGGGTTTTGACCAATATCGTTGTTCTTCATATATAGAAGCTGTTAGGTTATACTTAG GGGAAAAATCCCAATATGTGTGTGGAGTGTTTTTGCACCAAGGCTTGTATGGATGTGGGATTGCTTATACCATTACAGCTGCCACCAGCATCAG AGCGATCCAGAGATCAAACTGCTACCACGAAAAGGGGCATGAAGCTACATGTTCATATGGAGATGTTCAGCACATGCTTGTATTTGGAGCTATTCAGATTGTAATGTCTCAGATACCAGATTTTCATAACATGACATGGCTTTCTGTTATGGCTGCAGTTATGTCTTTCATCTACAGCTTCATTGGATTCGGACTTGGTTTCGCTAAAGTCATAG AGAATGGTACAATTCAAGGGAGCATAACAGGAGTTCCAGCCTCAAATATCGCTAACAAATTATGGTCAGTCTTCCAAGCACTTGGGGATATCGCTTTCGCCTATCCATACTCGGTTATTCTTCTTGAGATTCAG GATACATTGAAGTCACCTCCAGCAGAAAACCAGACCATGAAGAAGGCTACGATGATTTCGGTCTTCTTGACGACCTTGTTCTATCTATGTTGTGGTTGCTTTGGATATGCAGCGTTTGGAAATGACACGCCGGGGAACCTCTTATCAGGATTCGAGTTTTTTGAGCCTTATTGGCTCATAGGTTTCGCTAATGCTTGCATTGTTCTTCACTTAGTGGGAGGATATCAG ATGTTCAGTCAACCAATATTTGCAGTTAGCGAAAAATGGCTCAGCAAGAACTACTCGAACAATGAATTTGTGAAGAATTTCTACACTTTGAAACTGCCATTACTGCCGCTCGTTCAACTAAATCCAATGAGACTATGTTTCCGAACAGCTTATGTAGTGTCGACCACAGGAATCGCAATGTTGTTTCCTTATTTCAACCAAGTTTTGGGAGTGTTAGGTGCCATGGGATTTTGGCCAATGATTATACATTTCCCAGTTGAAATGTACtttgtaaaaaacaaaattgaagCTTGGACAAGACAATGGATTGTTCTTAGGATAATTAGCTTTGTTTGCTTTCTTGTGACTGTTGTTGGGGTCATGGGTTCTCTTCAAGGACTTGTAAGTGCCAAACTTGGTTAA
- the LOC115725685 gene encoding probable amino acid permease 7 isoform X1: MGVEEEEEEELSPFVKTFSSFDNESVSESESNHPTIRNGTTWTAVAHIITGVIGAGVLSLSWSIAQLGWIAGPFLILIFALITIVSANLLSDCYRYSNPHLGFDQYRCSSYIEAVRLYLGEKSQYVCGVFLHQGLYGCGIAYTITAATSIRAIQRSNCYHEKGHEATCSYGDVQHMLVFGAIQIVMSQIPDFHNMTWLSVMAAVMSFIYSFIGFGLGFAKVIENGTIQGSITGVPASNIANKLWSVFQALGDIAFAYPYSVILLEIQDTLKSPPAENQTMKKATMISVFLTTLFYLCCGCFGYAAFGNDTPGNLLSGFEFFEPYWLIGFANACIVLHLVGGYQMFSQPIFAVSEKWLSKNYSNNEFVKNFYTLKLPLLPLVQLNPMRLCFRTAYVVSTTGIAMLFPYFNQVLGVLGAMGFWPMIIHFPVEMYFVKNKIEAWTRQWIVLRIISFVCFLVTVVGVMGSLQGLVSAKLG, translated from the exons atgggtgttgaagaagaagaagaagaagagctaTCACCATTTGTAAAAACATTTTCTTCATTTGACAATGAATCTGTATCTGAATCTGAATCAAACCACCCTACAATCAGAAATG GGACTACATGGACTGCTGTGGCTCATATCATAACAGGGGTTATTGGAGCTGGAGTATTATCACTCTCATGGAGTATAGCTCAATTGGGTTGGATTGCAGGGCCTTTCTTAATCTTAATCTTTGCTCTAATCACCATTGTTTCAGCAAATCTTTTATCTGATTGTTACAGATACTCAAATCCTCATTTGGGTTTTGACCAATATCGTTGTTCTTCATATATAGAAGCTGTTAGGTTATACTTAG GGGAAAAATCCCAATATGTGTGTGGAGTGTTTTTGCACCAAGGCTTGTATGGATGTGGGATTGCTTATACCATTACAGCTGCCACCAGCATCAG AGCGATCCAGAGATCAAACTGCTACCACGAAAAGGGGCATGAAGCTACATGTTCATATGGAGATGTTCAGCACATGCTTGTATTTGGAGCTATTCAGATTGTAATGTCTCAGATACCAGATTTTCATAACATGACATGGCTTTCTGTTATGGCTGCAGTTATGTCTTTCATCTACAGCTTCATTGGATTCGGACTTGGTTTCGCTAAAGTCATAG AGAATGGTACAATTCAAGGGAGCATAACAGGAGTTCCAGCCTCAAATATCGCTAACAAATTATGGTCAGTCTTCCAAGCACTTGGGGATATCGCTTTCGCCTATCCATACTCGGTTATTCTTCTTGAGATTCAG GATACATTGAAGTCACCTCCAGCAGAAAACCAGACCATGAAGAAGGCTACGATGATTTCGGTCTTCTTGACGACCTTGTTCTATCTATGTTGTGGTTGCTTTGGATATGCAGCGTTTGGAAATGACACGCCGGGGAACCTCTTATCAGGATTCGAGTTTTTTGAGCCTTATTGGCTCATAGGTTTCGCTAATGCTTGCATTGTTCTTCACTTAGTGGGAGGATATCAG ATGTTCAGTCAACCAATATTTGCAGTTAGCGAAAAATGGCTCAGCAAGAACTACTCGAACAATGAATTTGTGAAGAATTTCTACACTTTGAAACTGCCATTACTGCCGCTCGTTCAACTAAATCCAATGAGACTATGTTTCCGAACAGCTTATGTAGTGTCGACCACAGGAATCGCAATGTTGTTTCCTTATTTCAACCAAGTTTTGGGAGTGTTAGGTGCCATGGGATTTTGGCCAATGATTATACATTTCCCAGTTGAAATGTACtttgtaaaaaacaaaattgaagCTTGGACAAGACAATGGATTGTTCTTAGGATAATTAGCTTTGTTTGCTTTCTTGTGACTGTTGTTGGGGTCATGGGTTCTCTTCAAGGACTTGTAAGTGCCAAACTTGGTTAA
- the LOC115725009 gene encoding probable amino acid permease 7 isoform X1 → MSLININSGKDEEEHDYYYSSSLVVPLLQPKTLSNSSSSHHLDSNHHQIKTGNIWSCVAHIITGVIGAGVLSLSWSVAQLGWIAGPLAIIAFAAITIVSTFLLSDCYIFQHHHCSSYMEAVKLHLGKKWEYVSGFFVILSLCGSGIAYTITSATSLRAIMKSNCYHDKGHKAPCSYGTTMYMVLFGVVEIFMSQIPDFHNMAWLSIVAAIMSFAYAFIGFGLGFATVIENGQIHGTLTGVPASNTANKLFLVFQALGDIAFAYPYALILLEIQDTLKAPPAENKTMKKGSMIAIFVTTFFYLGCGCFGYAAFGNDTPGNLLTGFGFYEPYWLIDFANACIVLHLVGGYQIYSQAVFSVVEKWFAKKYPDNSFVNDFHTVKIPLLPKFKVNSLRLCFRTFYVICTTIIAMIFPYFNQVLGVLGALNFWPLAIYFPVEMYFVQKKIVSWSSKWIVLRTFSFFCLLVTIVGLIGSLQGLITAKFS, encoded by the exons atgagtttgattaatattaatagtggaaaagatgaagaagaacatgACTACTATTACTCATCATCATTAGTAGTACCTTTGCTACAACCAAAAACACTTTCCAATTCATCATCATCTCATCATCTTGATTCCAATCATCACCAAATAAAAACAg GGAATATATGGAGTTGTGTAGCACATATAATAACAGGAGTTATTGGAGCAGGAGTGTTATCACTTTCATGGAGTGTTGCTCAATTAGGTTGGATTGCAGGCCCTTTAGCCATCATAGCATTTGCAGCCATTACTATTGTCTCAACTTTTCTTCTTTCTGATTGTTACATATTCCAACATCATCATTGTTCTTCTTACATGGAAGCTGTCAAACTCCATTTAG GGAAGAAATGGGAATATGTGAGTGGATTTTTTGTGATTTTGAGCTTATGTGGAAGTGGGATTGCTTATACTATCACATCAGCCACAAGTCTAAg gGCAATTATGAAATCTAATTGTTATCATGATAAAGGGCATAAAGCTCCTTGTTCATATGGAACAACTATGTATATGGTGCTATTTGGAGTGGTGGAAATTTTTATGTCACAAATTCCTGATTTTCATAACATGGCTTGGCTTTCTATTGTTGCTGCTATTATGTCTTTTGCCTATGCTTTTATCGGATTTGGATTAGGTTTTGCTACCGTCATAG aaAATGGACAAATTCATGGAACCCTAACAGGAGTACCGGCTTCAAACACCGCGAACAAACTATTTCTAGTCTTTCAAGCGCTCGGGGACATTGCTTTTGCCTATCCATACGCGCTTATCCTTCTCGAGATTCAAGACACCTTAAAGGCTCCTCCAGCAGAGAACAAAACTATGAAGAAAGGTTCAATGATTGCAATCTTTGTGACAACATTTTTTTACCTAGGCTGCGGTTGCTTCGGTTATGCAGCCTTTGGTAATGACACACCTGGAAACCTCTTAACTGGATTCGGATTCTATGAACCTTATTGGCTCATAGACTTCGCTAATGCTTGCATTGTTTTGCATTTGGTTGGAGGATATCAG ATATACTCACAAGCAGTATTTTCAGTGGTAGAAAAATGGTTCGCAAAGAAATATCCAGACAACAGTTTTGTGAATGATTTTCACACAGTAAAAATCCCATTACTACCAAAATTCAAAGTGAATTCATTGAGACTTTGCTTCAGAACATTTTATGTGATATGCACAACTATAATTGCCATGATTTTCCCATATTTCAACCAAGTTTTGGGTGTTTTGGGTGCCTTGAATTTTTGGCCATTAGCCATATATTTTCCAGTTGAGATGTATTTTGTACAGAAGAAAATAGTGTCTTGGTCATCAAAATGGATTGTTCTAAGAACTTTTAGCTTCTTTTGCTTACTTGTTACTATAGTTGGCCTCATTGGATCTCTTCAAGGCCTTATTACAGCCAAATTTAGttaa
- the LOC115725009 gene encoding probable amino acid permease 7 isoform X2: MAVQPNFELERDFCNDDGHPIRTGTLWSCVAHIITAVIGAGVLSLAWSTAQLGWIGGPIALLCFAIITYISSSLLSDCYRSPDSVTGKRNQSYISAVTLLLGSKQAWACGLLQYLSMFGTGIAYVIATATSMRAIMKSNCYHDKGHKAPCSYGTTMYMVLFGVVEIFMSQIPDFHNMAWLSIVAAIMSFAYAFIGFGLGFATVIENGQIHGTLTGVPASNTANKLFLVFQALGDIAFAYPYALILLEIQDTLKAPPAENKTMKKGSMIAIFVTTFFYLGCGCFGYAAFGNDTPGNLLTGFGFYEPYWLIDFANACIVLHLVGGYQIYSQAVFSVVEKWFAKKYPDNSFVNDFHTVKIPLLPKFKVNSLRLCFRTFYVICTTIIAMIFPYFNQVLGVLGALNFWPLAIYFPVEMYFVQKKIVSWSSKWIVLRTFSFFCLLVTIVGLIGSLQGLITAKFS, encoded by the exons ATGGCTGTGCAGCCAAATTTCGAACTGGAGAGGGATTTTTGCAACGACGACGGGCACCCGATTCGAACCGGGACACTATGGAGTTGTGTGGCCCATATAATCACAGCAGTTATTGGAGCTGGAGTGTTGTCCTTGGCATGGAGCACAGCTCAATTGGGTTGGATTGGAGGCCCAATTGCATTGCTATGCTTTGCCATAATCACATacatctcttcttctcttctttctgATTGTTATAGGTCACCTGATTCTGTTACTGGCAAAAGAAACCAATCTTATATTAGTGCTGTTACACTCCTTCTAG GTAGTAAACAAGCTTGGGCTTGTGGGTTACTTCAATATTTGAGTATGTTTGGAACTGGTATTGCTTATGTTATTGCTACTGCAACGAGTATGag gGCAATTATGAAATCTAATTGTTATCATGATAAAGGGCATAAAGCTCCTTGTTCATATGGAACAACTATGTATATGGTGCTATTTGGAGTGGTGGAAATTTTTATGTCACAAATTCCTGATTTTCATAACATGGCTTGGCTTTCTATTGTTGCTGCTATTATGTCTTTTGCCTATGCTTTTATCGGATTTGGATTAGGTTTTGCTACCGTCATAG aaAATGGACAAATTCATGGAACCCTAACAGGAGTACCGGCTTCAAACACCGCGAACAAACTATTTCTAGTCTTTCAAGCGCTCGGGGACATTGCTTTTGCCTATCCATACGCGCTTATCCTTCTCGAGATTCAAGACACCTTAAAGGCTCCTCCAGCAGAGAACAAAACTATGAAGAAAGGTTCAATGATTGCAATCTTTGTGACAACATTTTTTTACCTAGGCTGCGGTTGCTTCGGTTATGCAGCCTTTGGTAATGACACACCTGGAAACCTCTTAACTGGATTCGGATTCTATGAACCTTATTGGCTCATAGACTTCGCTAATGCTTGCATTGTTTTGCATTTGGTTGGAGGATATCAG ATATACTCACAAGCAGTATTTTCAGTGGTAGAAAAATGGTTCGCAAAGAAATATCCAGACAACAGTTTTGTGAATGATTTTCACACAGTAAAAATCCCATTACTACCAAAATTCAAAGTGAATTCATTGAGACTTTGCTTCAGAACATTTTATGTGATATGCACAACTATAATTGCCATGATTTTCCCATATTTCAACCAAGTTTTGGGTGTTTTGGGTGCCTTGAATTTTTGGCCATTAGCCATATATTTTCCAGTTGAGATGTATTTTGTACAGAAGAAAATAGTGTCTTGGTCATCAAAATGGATTGTTCTAAGAACTTTTAGCTTCTTTTGCTTACTTGTTACTATAGTTGGCCTCATTGGATCTCTTCAAGGCCTTATTACAGCCAAATTTAGttaa
- the LOC115725195 gene encoding probable amino acid permease 7, which translates to MVGVGEAHHSQNTPLLPKFPRKRTGNVWTAIAHIITGVIGSGVLSLSWSMAQLGWIVGPLAMVAFATTTLFSAFLLCNSYRSPDPEHGPTRNRSYIEAVDMNLGKNNSLACGFLLQLTMYGFGIAYTITSGISMRAIQESNCYHKEGHDAPCTYGDTYYMLLFGVVQITLSQLPDFHGIQWLSVVAAIMSFTYALIGLGLGVAKVIGQGFIEGSITGISTTNPVDKIWLVSQALGDVAFAYPFSIILFEIQDTLESPPPENQTMKKASAISIIVTTFFYLFCGGAGYAAFGNYTPGNLMTGFGFYEPYLLVDLANICVVLHLVGGYQIYSQPLFANVEQWLAEKLPENGVMNKDYRLKIPLISTFRINPLRLSFRTAYVLSTTVIAMIFPYFNQILGVLGGINFWPLTIYFPVEMYLKQANVEAWTTKWILLRVFSTVFLVITVFALIGSIQGIISAKLS; encoded by the exons ATGGTTGGAGTTGGAGAAGCTCATCATTCTCAAAACACACCATTATTACCTAAGTTTCCCCGTAAAAGAACAG GGAATGTATGGACAGCTATAGCACATATCATAACAGGGGTAATAGGCTCAGGGGTATTATCCCTTTCATGGAGTATGGCTCAATTAGGTTGGATTGTTGGTCCTTTAGCCATGGTTGCCTTTGCAACCACAACCCTTTTCTCAGCATTTCTTCTCTGCAACTCTTATAGATCACCCGACCCCGAACATGGTCCTACTCGAAATCGTTCCTACATTGAAGCTGTTGATATGAATTTGG GGAAGAACAATTCTTTAGCTTGTGGCTTTCTTCTCCAGTTGACCATGTATGGATTTGGCATTGCTTATACTATCACATCTGGTATTAGCATGAG AGCAATTCAAGAATCAAATTGCTACCACAAAGAAGGGCATGATGCTCCATGTACATATGGAGATACTTATTACATGTTACTATTTGGAGTTGTTCAAATAACATTATCCCAACTACCTGATTTTCATGGCATACAATGGCTCTCAGTTGTTGCTGCAATCATGTCTTTCACCTATGCCCTTATCGGATTGGGATTAGGCGTCGCAAAAGTCATCG GTCAAGGCTTTATTGAAGGCAGCATAACAGGAATTTCAACAACTAATCCAGTTGATAAAATATGGTTGGTATCTCAAGCCCTTGGAGATGTTGCATTTGCTTATCCATTCTCTATAATTCTCTTCGAAATTcag GACACTTTGGAGTCACCACCACCCGAAAACCAGACAATGAAGAAGGCGTCCGCTATATCAATAATCGTTACAACATTCTTTTACCTCTTCTGTGGAGGAGCTGGATATGCTGCATTTGGTAACTACACACCGGGGAACCTAATGACCGGGTTTGGATTCTACGAGCCATATTTGCTCGTTGATTTAGCTAACATCTGTGTTGTTCTTCATCTAGTTGGCGGTTATCag ATATACAGTCAACCATTATTTGCTAATGTAGAGCAATGGTTAGCTGAAAAGCTCCCAGAAAATGGAGTTATGAACAAGGATTACAGACTCAAAATTCCACTAATCTCAACTTTTAGAATAAACCCTCTTAGGCTGAGTTTCCGAACAGCCTATGTCCTATCAACAACCGTGATCGCGATGATCTTCCCTTACTTCAACCAGATTCTTGGGGTGTTAGGAGGCATAAACTTCTGGCCATTGACCATATATTTTCCAGTTGAGATGTACTTGAAACAGGCAAATGTTGAAGCTTGGACAACAAAATGGATACTGCTTCGGGTTTTTAGCACCGTTTTCTTGGTTATAACGGTTTTCGCCttgattggatccatccaaggAATAATTAGTGCAAAGCTAAGTTGA